A window of the Bacilli bacterium genome harbors these coding sequences:
- a CDS encoding ParB/RepB/Spo0J family partition protein has protein sequence MNKRLGRGLDALIPSLDINEDDKVIEIPVAKLRANPYQPRKTFDEDSISELAASIKEHGVIQPIIVREVLKGYEIIAGERRWRASLKCGLAVIPAVVRKFTDQQVMEIALIENLQREDLNAIEVAAAYQNLIDKFSYTQEELSLKVGKSRSHIANFLRLLILPEKIKDYVSRGTLSMGHARAIAGIKEKAAQVELAETAIKRNWSVRDLEEAVQRLETNERKPKKTKVVKKNPFISRMEDQLRDKFGTTVKIKQQNEKGVIELQYYSRDDLERLLDLLQVDVR, from the coding sequence TTGAATAAACGTCTCGGTCGGGGATTGGATGCGCTTATTCCTTCACTGGATATTAATGAGGATGATAAAGTCATCGAGATTCCGGTTGCAAAACTGCGGGCGAACCCTTACCAGCCGCGGAAAACATTCGATGAAGACAGCATCAGCGAACTGGCCGCGTCGATTAAGGAGCATGGCGTCATTCAGCCCATCATTGTTCGCGAAGTGCTAAAAGGTTACGAGATCATCGCCGGCGAACGCCGATGGCGGGCTTCGCTAAAATGCGGCCTGGCGGTTATCCCGGCCGTAGTGCGCAAATTCACCGATCAGCAGGTTATGGAAATCGCGTTGATCGAAAATTTGCAAAGAGAGGATTTAAATGCGATAGAAGTCGCCGCAGCTTACCAGAACCTGATCGATAAATTTTCCTATACTCAGGAAGAATTGTCGCTCAAAGTCGGGAAATCGCGCTCGCATATTGCAAATTTTTTGCGGTTGTTAATTTTGCCGGAGAAAATCAAAGATTATGTTTCACGTGGAACATTGTCAATGGGACATGCCAGAGCGATTGCCGGCATCAAGGAAAAAGCGGCGCAGGTCGAGTTGGCTGAAACCGCAATCAAGCGCAATTGGAGCGTGCGCGACCTCGAAGAAGCCGTACAGCGACTTGAAACGAATGAGCGAAAACCGAAAAAAACAAAAGTGGTGAAAAAGAATCCGTTTATCAGCCGGATGGAAGACCAGTTGCGCGATAAATTCGGCACGACGGTAAAAATTAAACAACAGAATGAGAAAGGTGTCATCGAGCTGCAGTATTATTCCCGGGATGATCTGGAACGATTGCTGGATCTGCTGCAAGTTGATGTTCGTTAA
- a CDS encoding AAA family ATPase, giving the protein MGKIVAVANQKGGVGKTTTSVNLGASLASLGKKVLLVDIDPQGNTTSGIGINKADVMYCIYDVIINEAHPKDAIAETSIPNLKILPATIQLAGAEIELVPTISREVRLKKSLQLIRDQFDYILIDCPPSLGILTVNSLTAADSVLIPIQCEYYALEGLSQLLNTIRLVQKHLNTKLQIEGVLLTMFDARTNLGIQVIEEVKKYFQQKVYHTIIPRNVRLSEAPSHGQSIITYDPKSKGAEVYMELAKEVMQVE; this is encoded by the coding sequence TTGGGTAAAATCGTTGCCGTTGCGAATCAGAAAGGCGGAGTCGGCAAAACAACCACTTCGGTGAATTTGGGCGCTTCGTTGGCATCTTTGGGAAAGAAAGTTTTGTTGGTGGATATTGATCCGCAGGGAAATACAACGAGCGGAATTGGAATTAACAAAGCGGATGTCATGTATTGCATTTATGACGTCATTATCAATGAAGCGCATCCGAAGGATGCGATTGCGGAAACAAGCATTCCCAATCTCAAAATACTTCCGGCGACCATTCAGTTGGCAGGGGCGGAAATTGAACTGGTGCCGACGATATCCCGTGAAGTCCGCCTGAAAAAATCGCTGCAATTAATCAGGGACCAATTTGATTATATTTTAATCGATTGCCCGCCGTCGTTAGGCATCCTGACCGTGAATTCGCTAACCGCTGCCGATTCCGTGCTCATTCCGATACAATGCGAATACTATGCGTTGGAAGGATTGAGCCAATTGTTAAATACGATTCGCCTTGTGCAAAAACACCTGAATACCAAACTGCAAATCGAAGGCGTGTTATTAACGATGTTTGACGCCAGAACCAATTTGGGCATTCAGGTGATTGAAGAAGTGAAAAAATATTTCCAGCAAAAAGTGTACCATACCATCATACCGCGCAATGTTCGGCTGAGTGAAGCGCCCAGCCATGGACAGTCGATTATTACGTATGATCCGAAATCCAAAGGCGCGGAAGTCTATATGGAACTCGCGAAGGAAGTGATGCAAGTTGAATAA
- the noc gene encoding nucleoid occlusion protein → MKEQISKIFGLADRHPQEEIKQIPVSEIVPSPYQPRTVFDDERIDELCQTIKTHGVIQPIVVRIRNGKYEIIAGERRWRAVSKLGMPAIPGVVREINDSQAASIALIENLHREGLTAIEEAVAYQQLIELHDLTQESLAQRLGKSQSTIANKIRLLHLCEPVKQAMLERKITERHARAMLALPSAELQEKVLDEVLKKELNVKQTEARIKFLLESAKIKKTKRISLAKDVRLAINTIRQSIEMISGTGLKIETDEKNYDDRLEIVIRIPKNN, encoded by the coding sequence ATGAAGGAGCAAATCTCAAAAATTTTCGGATTGGCGGATCGCCACCCGCAAGAAGAAATAAAGCAAATTCCGGTAAGCGAAATCGTGCCGAGTCCGTATCAGCCTCGCACGGTGTTCGATGACGAGCGGATCGACGAATTGTGTCAAACGATCAAGACGCATGGCGTCATTCAACCGATCGTTGTGCGGATCCGCAATGGAAAATACGAGATCATCGCCGGAGAAAGAAGATGGCGCGCGGTCAGCAAATTGGGCATGCCGGCAATTCCCGGGGTCGTACGTGAAATCAATGATTCGCAAGCCGCATCGATCGCGCTGATCGAGAATTTGCATCGTGAAGGCCTCACGGCGATCGAAGAAGCGGTCGCGTACCAACAGCTCATCGAATTGCACGATTTGACGCAGGAGAGTTTGGCGCAGCGATTGGGAAAAAGCCAATCGACGATCGCGAATAAAATCCGCCTGCTGCACTTATGCGAACCGGTCAAGCAAGCCATGCTCGAACGCAAGATTACCGAGCGGCATGCGCGCGCGATGTTGGCTTTGCCCTCTGCGGAATTGCAAGAGAAAGTGCTCGATGAAGTTTTGAAGAAAGAATTGAATGTGAAGCAAACGGAAGCGAGAATCAAGTTTCTGCTTGAATCGGCGAAAATCAAAAAAACCAAACGCATTTCCTTGGCCAAGGATGTTCGACTGGCCATCAATACCATTCGCCAGTCCATTGAAATGATATCCGGAACCGGATTGAAAATAGAAACCGACGAAAAAAATTACGATGACCGCTTGGAAATTGTTATCCGCATTCCAAAAAACAATTGA
- the rsmG gene encoding 16S rRNA (guanine(527)-N(7))-methyltransferase RsmG → MDTLERHFTAWLKARNIALNDAQLAQFSLYCRELADWNEKINLTAITEREAVYVKHFYDSLSVAFFVPLNQISTLADIGSGAGFPGIPLKILFPHLQLTIVDSLRKRILFLRSLAEKLGLKNVAFVHARAEDAARERALRDHFDLVTARAVARMNVLAELCLPFVKPGGTFVAMKGASLGDELKEAHFALQQLGGELTADHEFVLPVEESARRLVVIKKTRNTPRKYPRKPGIPGKQPLL, encoded by the coding sequence ATGGATACGTTGGAGCGGCATTTTACCGCCTGGCTTAAGGCAAGGAATATTGCGCTCAACGATGCGCAGCTGGCGCAATTTTCCCTGTATTGCCGCGAATTGGCGGACTGGAACGAAAAAATCAATTTAACCGCAATAACCGAAAGGGAAGCCGTTTACGTCAAACATTTTTATGATTCGCTGTCCGTGGCGTTTTTCGTCCCCTTAAACCAAATATCCACTCTTGCCGATATCGGTTCGGGCGCGGGGTTTCCCGGAATACCGCTAAAAATTTTGTTCCCGCATCTGCAGTTGACGATCGTTGATTCATTGCGGAAACGTATTTTGTTTTTGCGCAGCCTGGCCGAAAAGTTGGGGCTTAAAAACGTTGCTTTCGTTCATGCGCGGGCGGAAGACGCGGCGAGAGAACGCGCTTTGCGCGATCATTTTGATTTGGTGACGGCACGCGCGGTTGCGCGAATGAATGTGCTGGCGGAATTATGCCTGCCCTTTGTTAAACCGGGCGGTACATTTGTCGCGATGAAAGGCGCCTCCCTTGGAGACGAATTGAAGGAAGCGCACTTTGCGCTGCAACAATTGGGCGGTGAATTAACTGCCGATCACGAATTTGTCCTGCCGGTTGAGGAATCGGCAAGGCGCCTTGTGGTGATTAAAAAAACGCGCAACACTCCGCGGAAATATCCCCGCAAACCGGGAATACCCGGCAAACAGCCGTTGTTGTAA
- the mnmG gene encoding tRNA uridine-5-carboxymethylaminomethyl(34) synthesis enzyme MnmG: protein MGYQAGEYDVIVIGAGHAGCEAALAAARMGCNTLLLTINLDMIAYMPCNPSIGGPAKGHVVREIDALGGEMGRNIDKTYLQLRMLNTGKGPAVHALRAQADKVLYQQTMKKTLEKEPNLTLRQAMVEELIVENGSCVGVVTKTGAEYRGKTTVLTTGTYLRGKIIIGELMYESGPNNQQPAVKLSESLRKHGFRLIRLKTGTPPRVNKDSIDFGKMTIQPGDEKPRFFSFETKEPLKEEQLPCWLTYTSPETHDIIQRNLHRAPMFSGQIEGIGTRYCPSIEDKIVRFADKPKHQIFLEPEGRKSNEYYVQGLSTSMPEEVQLQMLHSVPGLENAKLMRTGYAIEYDAVEPDQLWPSLESKVVANLFTAGQINGTSGYEEAAGQGIMAGINAARKVQGKERIVLDRSQAYIGVMIDDLVNKGITEPYRLLTSRAEYRLLLRHDNADLRLTDIGYEIGLISEERYRTFLRKKQLIEQELNRLQAEKVKPDERVQQLLAAKASAPLENSTTAANLLRRPEIGYSDLAQISPSPFELDEEMKEQVEIQIKYAGYIEKQLEQVERMRKMEKKKIPADLDYSGIHGISTEAKQKLSRVKPLSIGQATRISGVNPADISILLVYLEHYNKVVAARS, encoded by the coding sequence ATGGGTTACCAGGCTGGAGAATATGACGTGATTGTGATCGGCGCGGGACATGCCGGCTGCGAGGCGGCGCTGGCGGCCGCGCGGATGGGCTGCAATACGCTCCTTTTAACCATTAATTTGGATATGATCGCTTATATGCCTTGCAATCCATCGATCGGCGGGCCGGCAAAAGGCCATGTGGTGAGGGAAATCGATGCGCTCGGCGGGGAAATGGGGCGCAATATCGATAAAACGTATTTGCAGCTGCGCATGCTGAATACCGGAAAAGGCCCGGCCGTCCACGCTTTGCGCGCGCAAGCCGATAAAGTTCTGTATCAGCAAACGATGAAAAAAACGCTGGAAAAGGAACCGAATCTGACGCTTCGACAAGCGATGGTGGAAGAATTGATCGTGGAGAATGGAAGCTGCGTCGGCGTCGTTACGAAAACGGGCGCCGAGTATCGCGGCAAAACAACGGTTTTGACGACCGGAACTTATTTGCGGGGCAAGATCATTATCGGCGAGTTAATGTATGAAAGCGGCCCGAACAACCAGCAGCCCGCCGTGAAATTGTCGGAGTCGCTGCGCAAACACGGGTTCCGATTGATCCGTCTGAAGACCGGCACCCCCCCGCGCGTCAATAAAGATTCGATTGATTTTGGCAAAATGACGATTCAACCGGGAGATGAAAAACCGCGGTTTTTCTCCTTTGAAACGAAAGAGCCGCTTAAAGAAGAACAACTGCCGTGTTGGCTGACATACACATCCCCGGAGACGCACGATATCATTCAGCGGAATTTGCATCGTGCGCCGATGTTTTCCGGGCAAATCGAAGGGATCGGCACGCGTTATTGCCCATCCATCGAAGATAAGATCGTGCGCTTTGCCGATAAACCGAAACATCAGATCTTTTTGGAACCGGAAGGGCGAAAATCGAACGAATACTATGTGCAGGGTTTGTCCACCAGCATGCCGGAGGAAGTGCAGCTGCAAATGTTGCATTCCGTTCCGGGGCTGGAAAATGCCAAATTGATGCGCACCGGCTATGCGATCGAGTATGACGCGGTGGAACCGGACCAACTCTGGCCTTCGCTTGAGTCGAAAGTCGTGGCCAATTTATTTACGGCCGGGCAAATCAATGGCACGTCGGGATACGAGGAGGCCGCCGGACAAGGCATTATGGCCGGGATTAACGCCGCGCGCAAAGTCCAGGGCAAAGAACGAATCGTTTTGGACCGATCGCAGGCTTACATTGGCGTCATGATTGACGATCTGGTCAACAAGGGCATTACGGAGCCGTACCGCTTGCTTACATCCCGCGCCGAATACCGGCTTTTGCTCCGCCACGACAACGCCGATCTGCGGCTAACCGACATCGGCTATGAAATTGGCTTGATCAGTGAAGAACGTTACCGGACGTTTTTGCGGAAGAAACAATTGATTGAGCAGGAATTGAACCGATTGCAAGCGGAAAAAGTAAAGCCGGACGAACGCGTGCAACAGCTGCTTGCGGCAAAAGCGTCCGCGCCGCTGGAAAACAGCACTACCGCGGCCAATTTGTTGCGCCGGCCGGAAATCGGATACTCCGATTTGGCACAAATTTCCCCTTCTCCGTTTGAACTGGATGAAGAGATGAAAGAGCAAGTGGAGATTCAAATCAAGTATGCCGGATATATTGAAAAACAATTGGAGCAAGTCGAACGAATGCGGAAGATGGAAAAGAAGAAAATTCCCGCCGATCTTGATTATAGCGGAATTCACGGTATTTCAACGGAAGCGAAGCAAAAGCTCTCGCGGGTTAAACCGCTGTCGATCGGGCAAGCGACGCGCATTTCCGGCGTAAACCCGGCTGATATTTCCATTTTGCTGGTATATTTGGAGCATTACAATAAAGTTGTCGCGGCTAGGAGTTAA
- the mnmE gene encoding tRNA uridine-5-carboxymethylaminomethyl(34) synthesis GTPase MnmE: protein MINDTIGAISTPAGEGGIAVIRVSGPDSVAIVDRVFATKNGLANAPTHTVHYGFVKNPETGEKIEEALVTVMRAPRSFTKEDVVEVSCHGGYIAVKKVLELLLEMGIRLAEPGEFTKRAFINGRIDLSQAEAVIDLIRAKSDRAFALAMKQAQGKLSEQIRGIRQTLLELMAHIEVNIDYPEHDVAEMTNNLVTERCKEALDAIDRLLATAGQGKILREGIVTAIIGRPNVGKSSLLNLLTRENRAIVTDIPGTTRDVIEEYVTVAGIPLRLLDTAGIRETNDVVEKIGVERSKSALADADLILFVISQNEPLAQDERALLDEVKDRQTICVVNKTDLPRKLDLAEIYARFSGERVVPLSAVTQEGLGDLENAISRLFFSGKLEANDLTYVSNVRHIQLLKNAKQALLDASLAVERLIPIDMIQIDIRKAWEELGEIIGEEVGESLLDQIFSQFCLGK, encoded by the coding sequence ATGATAAACGATACAATCGGGGCGATATCCACTCCCGCCGGCGAAGGCGGGATTGCTGTTATTCGGGTTAGCGGGCCCGATTCGGTTGCCATCGTCGACCGCGTTTTTGCCACGAAAAACGGGCTTGCCAACGCTCCTACGCATACGGTGCATTATGGCTTTGTTAAAAATCCGGAAACGGGCGAAAAAATCGAAGAAGCGCTCGTCACCGTTATGCGCGCGCCGCGGTCTTTTACGAAGGAGGATGTCGTTGAGGTAAGCTGCCACGGCGGTTATATCGCGGTCAAAAAAGTATTGGAATTGTTGTTGGAAATGGGAATCCGGCTTGCCGAACCGGGCGAATTCACCAAACGCGCCTTTATCAATGGCCGGATTGATTTGTCGCAAGCGGAGGCTGTGATCGACTTGATTCGCGCCAAATCGGATCGGGCGTTTGCGTTGGCGATGAAACAGGCGCAAGGGAAATTGTCGGAACAAATTCGCGGCATTCGCCAGACGCTGCTCGAATTGATGGCGCACATCGAAGTCAACATCGACTATCCAGAACATGATGTGGCGGAAATGACCAACAATCTCGTTACGGAACGCTGTAAAGAAGCGCTTGACGCCATCGATCGTTTGCTTGCGACGGCCGGCCAGGGGAAGATTTTGCGCGAAGGCATTGTGACGGCGATTATCGGCAGGCCGAACGTGGGCAAATCTTCCCTGCTCAATTTGCTGACGCGGGAGAACAGAGCGATCGTTACGGATATCCCGGGCACGACGCGGGACGTGATTGAGGAATATGTTACGGTCGCTGGCATTCCGTTGCGTTTGCTGGATACGGCGGGCATTCGCGAAACGAATGACGTGGTGGAAAAAATCGGGGTGGAACGTTCCAAATCGGCGCTTGCGGATGCGGATCTCATTTTGTTTGTCATCAGTCAAAATGAGCCGCTGGCGCAGGATGAACGGGCGTTGCTGGATGAGGTGAAAGACCGGCAAACCATTTGTGTCGTCAACAAAACGGACTTGCCGCGCAAGCTCGATCTTGCGGAAATTTATGCGCGATTTTCCGGGGAACGCGTTGTGCCGCTGTCGGCGGTAACGCAAGAAGGCCTTGGTGATTTGGAGAACGCGATTTCGCGCCTGTTTTTCAGTGGAAAGTTGGAAGCGAATGATTTAACATATGTAAGTAACGTAAGGCACATCCAACTGTTGAAAAACGCCAAACAGGCATTGCTTGATGCGAGTTTGGCGGTTGAGCGGCTTATTCCGATCGACATGATTCAGATTGATATCCGCAAGGCATGGGAAGAACTGGGCGAGATTATCGGGGAAGAAGTTGGCGAGTCGCTGCTTGATCAGATTTTTTCGCAATTTTGTCTCGGAAAGTAG